Below is a genomic region from Azoarcus sp. KH32C.
CAGCGAGGCGGCAATCAGCGCCATGCCGATCGCATGAGTCCAAACCGATTCGCCCGTCCCCAAGACGTGGCTTTCATAGACGCCTTCGGCCAGTTCGAGGGCTTGTTCGATCAGGCGGCGCTCGTCGGCGCTCAGCCCGTCGGCGAGCAGGTCGATCGGTGGCGCGGCGTCGTTTTGTGAGATGGCATGAGTAACGGAAACCATCTTTTAATTATCCCATATCAACGCCGCCCCGCGCCCCTCTCCAAATTGCAAGACCCTGTGCGATCATCGCCGCTCGGACCCCGGCAACACTGCACTCTCCAAAAAGAACAAATGAAGAACAGACTCTTCGGCAACCCCTACCTGCTCTTGTTTCTGACCGTCCTCTTCTGGTCCGGCAACATGGTGATGGGTCGAGGGCTACGCGAAGCGGTTCCTCCGCTGGCGCTCGCCTTCTGGCGCTGGGCGATCGCCCTGGTATTGGTGCTTCCGTTCGCGCTGCCCCATCTGAAAAGCCAATGGCCGCTACTGAAGGCCAATTGGCGGCCGGTCGTCGTCCTCGGCCTGCTCGGCGTGGGCTGCTACAACACCTTCGCCTACATCGCCCTGCAGTACACGACGGCAACCAGCGCAGCGCTGCTCAACTCCTTCGTACCGATCGCAACCATGGCCCTTGCCTTCCTCCTGCTCGGCAAGCGCCTGAGCCGCCTGGAGGGCCTCGCGATCATCGTGTCCTTTACGGGCGTGACGACGATCGTCAGCCACGGCAGCCTCGATACGCTCCTCGGGCTGACGCTCAATCGCGGCGATCTATGGATGCTCCTCGCAGTGCTGAGTTGGGGGATCTATACGGTGGGACTGCAATGGCGTCCGCAGGGCATCGATCCGATGTTGCTGCTGGCTGCCTTCACCGTCGTCGGCCTGATGCCGCTGCTGCCCGCCTATCTGTGGGAGACGGCGACGGTTCGCAGCGTCGACGTATCCCTTCGGTCGCTGGCGGGCATGCTCTACACGGGGATCTTCCCGGGTTTTCTGGGCTATGTTTTCTATAACGCTGCGGTCGCTGCGGTCGGCCCCAATCGCAGCTCGCAATTCATTCACCTGATGCCGGTCTTCACGACGATTCTCGCGTCGATCTTTCTCGGCGAGCGTCCGTTCTGGTACCACATCGTCGGCATCGCGTTGGTGTTTGCCGGAATCTTCCTGGCGACGCGCCGGCCGGCAGGTTGAGCGACATGTTCGAATTCGTGCGCAAATGGCGGCGGGACCGACGCCTGGCTGGCGTGCAGATTTCGCCGGAGCTTTGGCAACGCGTCGAGGCGCAGCTGCCCTTCCTCGACTTCCTCGAACCGCCCGACCGGGAACGGCTGCGCGAACTCGCGCGCAACTTCATCGCGGAAAAGGAGTTCCACGGCGCGCAGGGCATGACGCTGAGCGACGAAGCGATCCTCGGCATCGCGTTGCAGGCCTGCCTGCCGATCTTGCGTGCGGGACTCGATGCCTACCGGGGTTGGGTCGGCGTAATCGTCTATCCAGGGGACTTCGTCATCCCGCGCGAAATCATGGACGAGGCCGGCGTCGTCCATAAGTACGACGACGAAGTCCTGGGCGAAGCCTGGGAAGGCGGTCCCGTACTCGTGTCCTGGTACGACGAAGGCGAAGCACCCGAGGGTGTGAACGTCGTGATCCACGAATTCGCGCACAAGCTGGACATGGAGAACGGCGACATCGACGGCATGCCGGTACTGCCTCCCGGGATGTCGCGCAAGGCATGGGCGAAGGCGTTTTCGGAGGCTTACGAGCGCTTCTGCGATGCGGTCGACGCCAATGAGGAGACGCTGCTCGATCCCTACGGTTCCGAGCATCCCGCCGAGTTCTTCGCCGTCGCGTCGGAATCCTTCTTCGAAGCGCCGTGCGATCTGGAGGAAGAGTTCCCGCAAGTCTATTTGCAGTTGCGCGAGTTTTACGGCGTCGATCCGGCCGCCGGGCAGCGCAGGCTCGAGGAGGCGCAAGCGTGAGCGACCGGAAGCGGCTTCTTATCGTCTACCACACGCAAAGCGGCAACACGGGAAAGCTCGCGGACGCCGCAGTGCGCGGTGCTCAACGCGTGGACGAAACGGAAACCGTCGTCCGCCGTGCTTTTGATGCGGGGGTCGAGGACCTGCTCGCCTGCGACGGACTCCTGCTCGGTACACCGGAGAATTTCGGCTATATGTCCGGCGCGCTGAAGGACTTCTTCGATCGCACCTATTACCCCTGCGAAGGCAAGCTCGTCGGCCTGCCGTTCGCCGTGTTCGTAAGCGCCGGCAACGACGGACGCGGCGCGGTGCGGGAGATCGGCCGGATCGCGAACGGCTACGGGTGGAAGCGCGTCGCCGAGGAGATCATCGTCCGCGGGACCGTGACGGCCACCGACCTGGAGCGTTGTGAGGAACTGGGCGAAGCCATGGCGACCGGCCTTGCTCTGGGGATCTTCTGATCTTTCGATGTCTAACGGATGTCCCTAAGCTACTACAGGGACATTATTGCATACGCATTTGACGTAAGGCGGCGTATGGAGCGCTTCTCCGGGAGGTCGGCCAAAGGAGGGTGATGATTCACTTTGCGCTCGCCAAGAGCACGGTCTAAGCTGGGATGACTGCCGTGTAGTGATCTCAGGCAGTACGTTCTACTCAATTCCCGGAGGACGATTCATGGCGATTACCTGGATTCTGGTTGCCAATGCCAGCCTGGCGAAGCTCTACGCGAATTTAGGTCCCAACAAGGGACTGACTCTGGTAAAGGAACTAATCCACCCTGAAAGCCGACAGAAAAACTCCGAACTCGTGACCGACCGTGCCGGCAGCATGCCCGGCTTCGGAAACGGCAGCGGAGCGAAAATCCAGCAAACGATGCCCAAGGAGCATGAAGCGAAGATCTTTGCACAGGAAATCGCACAGGAGCTCTACCACGGGCGAGCGACCAATGCATTCGGGCGTGCGATCGTATGCGCGCCGCCATCATTCATGGGGATGCTGAATGCCGTCATGGACAGCCCGACGGCACAGATGATTACCGACCGTTTCGAGAAGGATTACACCAAGTCGCCTGAGCCGGTGCTGCGCGATCGGCTGGCGTCTTGTCTCTTCCTCTGACTCGACAGTTTCTTCGAAGCGTCTCTCCTCAGGAGACGATGGGTCCGCGATGAGCGGCCCGAAGAGCAGCGGGGCGCTTGGCGCCCCGCTTTTTTGCCCCCCGCCGGGGTTAGTTGGCTCAGTGACGCCAGTAGTGTTCGCCGAAGTGCACGTGACGGGCGTCGGACATCATCCTCATGAAGTCGTCGCGCCCCATTTCGATCACTTTCTCGTGATCGCCGGCTTCGAAATAGATTTCGTCCTGTTCCATCAGGCTGTCGTCCATCACCACCGGCAATCCGTACAGGCTTCCGATCGGAGGGATGGCGCCCGGTTCGCAGTCGGCGAAGAGCTCGGCGAGTTCGCTTTCAGTCGCCAGACGCAGCGGGCGGTCCATCGCCTTGCTGAGCCAGCCCAGATGCACGTGTTGCGTCGACGGCAGAACGGCCATCAGGTAGCCCGCTTCGTCCAGGAGGACCACCGATTTTGCGAGGCTGCTTGCCGGCACGCGCGCAAGTCGCGCCGTTTCCATGCTGTTGTGGGAATGTGGGTGGGTGAGCACGTCGTAATTCAGACCGCGCTCCTCTATGTACTGCTCGACTTTGGTTGCGATTGCCATGGCCGCTCTCCAGACTGAAGCGGGCGATTGGTCTAGTTTTCGCCCAAGTACGGGATTCCCGAATCCCCTGCCCCCTGCAGCGCCCCTCGCCGTCGCCGGTAATCCATTCTAGAACGCGGGCACCCGGATTGCCCGAGCTACGTCGCGATCCAGGTCCTGAGCGGGACGTACTGCGCGCCTTCATGACTGCGCACCGACTCCATCAGTGAGAAGCTTCGTACCTGCCAATCGATCGGCGGCGCGATCTCGCCCCGAGGCAGTTCGCCTTCCGCCTTGCGCAGCAAGGTGACATGCGGTGCGAACTTGCGCTGTTCGACCGGGAAACCGGCTTCGGCAAGCGCGGCGTTCAGGTACTCGACGAGGCCTGTCAGCGGTTCGGGCGTCGAATCGGTGCCGGCCCAGACGATGCGGTTGTGACGCCAGCCGGCGATTCGATCGAGCCGCAGGGTAAACGCCGCCGGAACAACGCGGTCGCCCACTGCCATCAGTTGCGGCAGTCGCTCGTGCGCAACATCGCCGATGAAGGCCAGCGTCAGGTGGATCGTGTCCCGGCGCATGCGGCGGCCCTTGCAGGCCGCGTGGGCCTCGGCCGAGAGCCGGAACAGGCTGCGGGCCGTCGCTTCGTCCGGCCACAGCGCGAAGAAGACGCGCGCGGCACTTTCACGCGGAGTGTCAGGCGACGCCATCGTCTTTGACGAGCAGGGCGACTACCTGCGCGGCGATGCCCTCTCCCCTTCCGGTGAAACCGAGCTTTTCCGTGGTCTTGCCCTTGATATTGACGTCGCCCGCTTCGATGCCGAGATCGGCGGCAATATTGGCGACCATCGCCGGAGCGTGGGGGAGGATCCTCGGAGCGCGGCAGATCACGGTCGCATCGACATTCACTGCGACATAACCGGCGGCCCGCACGGCGGCATAGGCTTCGCGCAGCAGCATGCGGCTGTCGGCGCCGGCATGTGCAGGGTCGGTGTCCGGGAAGAGTCGCCCGATATCGCCAAGGCCCGCGGCGCCCAGGAGGGCGTCGGTCAGCGCATGCAGCAGCACGTCGGCGTCCGAGTGTCCGAGCAGACCCCGCTCGTGCGGGATGGTAACGCCGCCGATGATCAGCGGACGCCCAGGGACCAGTGCATGAACGTCGAAGCCCTGGCCAATGCGGAATGGCACTTTCATCGCAAGTCAGCCTTCACGATTGTTGAGGATCCACTCGGCGAGGTGCAAGTCGAGCGGATAAGTGACCTTGAGGTTGGTCGCGTCGCCTTCGATCAGCTTGGGGTGCAGACCGGCGGCCTCGATTGCGCTCGCCTCGTCCGTGACGTGGGTTGCGGCTTCGAGCGCCCGGCGCAGCATCACGTAGCGGAACATCTGCGGCGTCTGCGCCTGCCACAGGCTGTCCCGCGGAACGGTTTCGAGCACGTGGCGACTGGGGTCGGCTCGCTTCAGGGTATCGGCGACCGGGATCGCGAGCAGTCCGCCGACTTCGTCATGGGCAAGTCCGTGGATCAGCTTCTCGATGTGCCACCGGGCGAGGCAGGGCCTTGCCGCGTCGTGGACGAGCACCCAGTCCGTCTGTTCGGCCTCGCCGGCAATGGCGCGCAGGCCGCTCAGGACGCTATCGGCCCGCGTCGCGCCGCCGCAGAAGAGCGGCACGAGCTTTGGCCCCAGTGCGGACCAGTCGTGGCGGCCCCATTCGGCGTCGCCCACGGACAGGACGACGAAAACCTTGTCGATTTCGGGCGTAGCACAGAGGACCTCGAGCGCGTGACGAATGAGCGGCTTGCCGAGCAGTTCGAGGTACTGCTTGGGCTGGGCCCCGCCCATGCGGCTGCCGCTGCCGGCGGCCGGCACGATCGCGTAATGTCTGGGATGAAAGTTCTGCATGGCGCGGATTCTAACCGCGCCGTCGTGGCATGCGGCGCTTTGGGGCTGTGAAAGACTTCTTGTGCCGAAGACATCGATCCGATACCAGCGCATTGACTGCGCATACGAAAGTAATAGAGTGTTTCAAAGAGAGCAGGAGGTTCCCGCACCATGCCTTTCGCTAAACCCTTCGATCCGGCGCAAGTGGAGGCCTTCGGTATCGCGGTCGGAATCGGATTGCTGATCGGGCTCGAACGCGAACGGGTCGCCTCGGCGCGCGCCGGCTTGCGCACCTTCGGCCTCGTCTCGCTGCTGGGGGCCCTCGCCGCGATGATCGGTGAGGATATGTCGAGCGTGGCGCCCTTCGTGCTGGGCATGGCACTCGTCGGCATCATGATCGTCGCGGCTTATCTGCAGCATCCGGACGCGGTCGACCCGGGGACCACGTCCGTGGCCGCCCTGCTCCTGTGCTATTCGCTCGGCGCGGCGGTCTGGCTAGGGCATGCGACGATCGCCGTCATGCTCGCGGTGGTCACGACCATCCTCCTGTACTTCAAGACCGAGCTTCGCGGCATCGCGACACGCCTCGAAGCGCGCGAATGGGTCTCGATCTTCCAGCTCGGCGTGCTGTCGCTGGTGATCCTCCCCATTCTTCCCAACCGCACCTTCGATCCCTACGACGCGGTCAATCCCCGGCAGGTGTGGTGGATGGTGGTGCTGATTTCCGGACTGAGCCTGGCGGGCTACGGGACTTTGCGGCTGGTCGGCGCACGCTATGGCACGGCGCTGGTTGGCATCGCGGGCGGACTCGCCTCGAGCACGGCGACGACGCTCATCTATGCCCGCAATACCCGCTCGACGCCGGCGGCGACCCCGGTGGCCGCCCTCGTGATCGTGCTCGCCAATCTCGTGATGATGGTCCGGGTGGCGCTGATCGCCGCCGTCGTCGCACCCGGCATGCTCACGACGCTGGTCATCACCATTTCTCCAGCCTTGGCTCTCGGCGCCGTCAGCCTGTTCTGGTACTGGCGGGCGCAGACGGTCGGCAAGACACTGCTGCCCGAAACCCGCAACCCGACCGAACTCCGCGCGGCGCTTACGTTCGGCATGGTGTACGCGCTGGTGCTCTTCGTGTCGGCCTGGCTGCAGGAAATCGCGGGCACCCAGGGTTTTTACGTCCTGGCGCTGGTCTCCGGCCTGACCGATTTGGACGCGATCGCGCTGTCCTCGATGCGTCTGTTCTCGCTCGGCAAACTGCAACTCGATGCCGCGGCGGTTGCTATCGGCCTGGCGATGTTCGCGAACCTCGTCTTCAAGACGGGTATTGCCGTGTCGGTCGGCGGACGCAAGCTCGGCCTCCAGATTCTCTGGGGCATGGGCGCCGTCGGCATTGGCCTGCTGATGAGC
It encodes:
- the thpR gene encoding RNA 2',3'-cyclic phosphodiesterase, whose product is MASPDTPRESAARVFFALWPDEATARSLFRLSAEAHAACKGRRMRRDTIHLTLAFIGDVAHERLPQLMAVGDRVVPAAFTLRLDRIAGWRHNRIVWAGTDSTPEPLTGLVEYLNAALAEAGFPVEQRKFAPHVTLLRKAEGELPRGEIAPPIDWQVRSFSLMESVRSHEGAQYVPLRTWIAT
- a CDS encoding MgtC/SapB family protein codes for the protein MPFAKPFDPAQVEAFGIAVGIGLLIGLERERVASARAGLRTFGLVSLLGALAAMIGEDMSSVAPFVLGMALVGIMIVAAYLQHPDAVDPGTTSVAALLLCYSLGAAVWLGHATIAVMLAVVTTILLYFKTELRGIATRLEAREWVSIFQLGVLSLVILPILPNRTFDPYDAVNPRQVWWMVVLISGLSLAGYGTLRLVGARYGTALVGIAGGLASSTATTLIYARNTRSTPAATPVAALVIVLANLVMMVRVALIAAVVAPGMLTTLVITISPALALGAVSLFWYWRAQTVGKTLLPETRNPTELRAALTFGMVYALVLFVSAWLQEIAGTQGFYVLALVSGLTDLDAIALSSMRLFSLGKLQLDAAAVAIGLAMFANLVFKTGIAVSVGGRKLGLQILWGMGAVGIGLLMSIGWHAIQASGL
- a CDS encoding flavodoxin family protein codes for the protein MSDRKRLLIVYHTQSGNTGKLADAAVRGAQRVDETETVVRRAFDAGVEDLLACDGLLLGTPENFGYMSGALKDFFDRTYYPCEGKLVGLPFAVFVSAGNDGRGAVREIGRIANGYGWKRVAEEIIVRGTVTATDLERCEELGEAMATGLALGIF
- the ispF gene encoding 2-C-methyl-D-erythritol 2,4-cyclodiphosphate synthase, which encodes MKVPFRIGQGFDVHALVPGRPLIIGGVTIPHERGLLGHSDADVLLHALTDALLGAAGLGDIGRLFPDTDPAHAGADSRMLLREAYAAVRAAGYVAVNVDATVICRAPRILPHAPAMVANIAADLGIEAGDVNIKGKTTEKLGFTGRGEGIAAQVVALLVKDDGVA
- a CDS encoding DMT family transporter, with protein sequence MKNRLFGNPYLLLFLTVLFWSGNMVMGRGLREAVPPLALAFWRWAIALVLVLPFALPHLKSQWPLLKANWRPVVVLGLLGVGCYNTFAYIALQYTTATSAALLNSFVPIATMALAFLLLGKRLSRLEGLAIIVSFTGVTTIVSHGSLDTLLGLTLNRGDLWMLLAVLSWGIYTVGLQWRPQGIDPMLLLAAFTVVGLMPLLPAYLWETATVRSVDVSLRSLAGMLYTGIFPGFLGYVFYNAAVAAVGPNRSSQFIHLMPVFTTILASIFLGERPFWYHIVGIALVFAGIFLATRRPAG
- a CDS encoding host attachment protein: MAITWILVANASLAKLYANLGPNKGLTLVKELIHPESRQKNSELVTDRAGSMPGFGNGSGAKIQQTMPKEHEAKIFAQEIAQELYHGRATNAFGRAIVCAPPSFMGMLNAVMDSPTAQMITDRFEKDYTKSPEPVLRDRLASCLFL
- the ispD gene encoding 2-C-methyl-D-erythritol 4-phosphate cytidylyltransferase, with the translated sequence MQNFHPRHYAIVPAAGSGSRMGGAQPKQYLELLGKPLIRHALEVLCATPEIDKVFVVLSVGDAEWGRHDWSALGPKLVPLFCGGATRADSVLSGLRAIAGEAEQTDWVLVHDAARPCLARWHIEKLIHGLAHDEVGGLLAIPVADTLKRADPSRHVLETVPRDSLWQAQTPQMFRYVMLRRALEAATHVTDEASAIEAAGLHPKLIEGDATNLKVTYPLDLHLAEWILNNREG
- a CDS encoding zinc-dependent peptidase, translating into MFEFVRKWRRDRRLAGVQISPELWQRVEAQLPFLDFLEPPDRERLRELARNFIAEKEFHGAQGMTLSDEAILGIALQACLPILRAGLDAYRGWVGVIVYPGDFVIPREIMDEAGVVHKYDDEVLGEAWEGGPVLVSWYDEGEAPEGVNVVIHEFAHKLDMENGDIDGMPVLPPGMSRKAWAKAFSEAYERFCDAVDANEETLLDPYGSEHPAEFFAVASESFFEAPCDLEEEFPQVYLQLREFYGVDPAAGQRRLEEAQA
- a CDS encoding aminoacyl-tRNA deacylase, producing MAIATKVEQYIEERGLNYDVLTHPHSHNSMETARLARVPASSLAKSVVLLDEAGYLMAVLPSTQHVHLGWLSKAMDRPLRLATESELAELFADCEPGAIPPIGSLYGLPVVMDDSLMEQDEIYFEAGDHEKVIEMGRDDFMRMMSDARHVHFGEHYWRH